The nucleotide sequence TGAAGTAGCTAAACTATTCATTACTCCTTCAAATCTTGTCCCAATATCCCTATTGAAAGGAAATAGTGTTAGAGAATCTTACAGAAAATCACAAGATTCAATGGCTCGTAATTTTTCATTTATGCTATCAACAAGAGCTTCACCAGCCCAAAGGGACTCAGCCCCATATTTGTGGGCAAACAGGAAATACCAAGTAGTTTTAGGAGATGAAAATACGAAAATGTAGCTTGATTAGATTTGTGTTGACAGCATAATCCCTACGACAAGATATACTTAGTCTAACTGGCCAAGCGTAAAACCTTTTGTCCTAGACCTACATTTCTACAACAATCCTTTGGCTGCTCCAGAAACTTGGAGTAAAGATCAACTTTGCAGCATCTCCCTTAGGAACTTCGAATGCCATTGATCCGGTTACTTTTCCTCCGCCGGCTAAAGTTCCCGAATTTAAACTGTCATCCAAACTGGCAAAAGTTGACGACTCTTGCGCTCCATTAGCATCCTGCATTTTAAAGTCGAAGGGATTGTAAGAAACTTCATCTTTGCCAAGATTCCTGATCGTTACGTTTACAATCACATACTCTTTACCCGATTTAGGTGTGTTATATCCAAAACCTGCCGATCTCTTCGCAGAGTTCACGGTAAATTCTCGATCACCGAGTTTTGCCGTATCTCCAACTTTGAATGTTTGGTCAGTAGGTGTTGCCTGTACAGAATCAGTTTGAGACTGAGAATCTACTTTCGTTGGCCCGGATGATTGCCCTCCTGCCGCGACTCCGACAACAATAAGAACCAAGAGAATACCGCCGATAATTAATAGTGCTTTTTTCATTACTTCACCTCCAATCGTTATTTATTTAGGAGATTGTAATCTTTTGATGTAGTAAATATCAAAAACAGCATAATCGCGCAATTCACATTGACAGAAATATATTTTAATCCTATATGCCCAACCATGGTTGAAAGCGATTTTCGTGCCAGAGCAATTGATAGTTTACAGACCATAGCTTCGAAAGAGATCAACAGTGCTGAAAGAAATCTTGAAGTTATAGCGGATGAGTATAGGGACTATCACTCTGAAATTGATTCACCGTGGAAGGGTCCGAAAGTTAAAAGACCGAGAAAGGATGTTATCGACGCAGCAACAAGATGCGGACAATCGTAAAAGAGCGCTCGCTGAAGTCAGTAGATTAAGTTACGAGCCAGATGAAAGTGGCGAATGGAGCGCGTCAGGTCCGTTTTGGGGAGTAAACGTTACTTTTGGTGAAAGAGTAGGTTGGAGAAACGAAGGAAATGGTGTTGAGTCGAAGTATTTGGCGCCTTACGCTAGCATTAATGGATTACCTCAAACTCGAGAAGTAGCTAATCAGATGGTAAATGTATACGGGCCCGTACTTAGAGATGTGCACAATCTAGAAGAACAGCTAAGACAGACAAACGAACCTAGATTTCCTCATTAACCTCACAACTTTTCTACTTATCCAATCCAATCCGCGTGATATAATCTTTGGGCTATGAAAGCAGTGCAATTTAGTAAATATGGTGGCGTCGATGTACTGGAAGTAAAAGACGTCCCAAAACCTACACCTTCGTCTGGTCAAGTCCTTGTCGAAGTTAAAGCGGTAAGCATTAACCCTTTTGATTGGAAAGTCCGCGAAGGATACGTCAAAGACCACATGCCTCTCGATTTGCCAATAACAATTGGTGGAGATTTTGCAGGAGTTGTTGCAGACGCAGGCGACTCAGATTATAAGGTAGGTGACGAAGTATATGGACAAGCAGCTGCGTATGGTGGGGGATCCGGCGCGTTTGCTGAATTTGCAGCAGCATCAACTGGCAAGATAGCAGCCAAACCGACAAATATTAACTTCGAAGAAGCGGCAGCAATTCCTCTCGCCGGCCAAAGTGCATTGCAAGCGCTCCAAGACGATATAAAACTAGAAAAGGGCCAAAAAATATT is from Candidatus Curtissbacteria bacterium and encodes:
- a CDS encoding DUF4352 domain-containing protein, which produces MKKALLIIGGILLVLIVVGVAAGGQSSGPTKVDSQSQTDSVQATPTDQTFKVGDTAKLGDREFTVNSAKRSAGFGYNTPKSGKEYVIVNVTIRNLGKDEVSYNPFDFKMQDANGAQESSTFASLDDSLNSGTLAGGGKVTGSMAFEVPKGDAAKLIFTPSFWSSQRIVVEM